The following DNA comes from Cytophagales bacterium.
CAATATGGAGATGATGTGAGAGCCATCAATTGGAATGTATCTGCTAAAGGCCATGGTACTTATATAAAAACCTTTAAAGAGGAAAAAGAACAAATCATTTTCTTTATCCTTGACGTGAGTGCATCACAGGAAATAGGGCAAATGGGTCAGCAAAAAATCGATATTGGAAAGGAAATTTGTGGCGTTCTAACATTATCGGCCATCAAAGAAAGCAGTCAGGTAGGACTTATTTGCTTTAGTGATCAGAAAGAAAAATATATAGAACCCGGTAAAGGAACGAATCATGCACTTCAACTAATTTCCGACTTGTATCGCCTCACACCAAAGTCTGTAAAAACAAATCTTAAAAGATCATTGGGCTTTGCACTAAACATTCTAAAAAGAAAAAGTATTATTATACTGATCTCGGATTTTATTGATATTGAATACGAAAAAAATTTAAGAGCCATGTCAAACCGGCATGACCTGGTAGTGATCCATCTCCGAGACCTTCGTGAAACAAACTTCCCCAGATTAGGCATTATCCCGATTTTCGATAAAGAAACCAAAAAAACGAAGTGGGTGAATACTTCTTCAGCCAGATTCAGAAAAAAAATTACTGATGAATTAGATGAAAATAAATTACGTCTGGAGCAGCTTTGCAGAAAGTATCAGGCTGACTACCTGGCCATTAATACCAATGAAGATTATATACCTTCGCTGATTAGATTATTTAACGTAAGAAAAGCAAGTAAAAAAATATCATAATTTATAGTAATGGAATTTAGTTTGTTTTAAATGAAACTTATATTCAATTATATTATTTATGCTCTTAATGGACAGTTTCTGGGCTCTGGTTTCTGGGCTCTGGGTTATTATAATTCTTTCTGACAGTATTTACTCTACCAGCACCCAGTACCCAGTACCCAGTTACTTTATATTATTATAACTATGACAAAAAATATATTATCAATTCTCCTAATATTTATTATTCCATTCTCAACCAACAGTCAGGATTATCGTCCAAAAGGTAAATTTCTAACAGACAGCATAAAAATTGGCGAGCCTGTTCATTTCAGTCTTAGTTACACGCATCCCCGGGATATGGAATTGATCTTCCCTGACTCAAACTATAATTTTTCTCCTTTTGAATTTATAGCAAAAAAATATGTTTCCCCAACAAAAACGGACAGCGCTGCAAGCAAAGATAGTGTAGTCTATACGCTGATCTCCTTTGAAATTGATAAAATACAGTATCTTACTTTACCTGTTTTCCTTTTCCAGGATAACCGGGATGACACGGTCCGGATCTTCTCAAATATTGATTCGGTTTTCTTAAAGGAGCTTATCAAAATATTGCCTGATACTGTCGTATTAAAGGAGAACACTAATTTTCAGGAAGTTGCCCTCTGGTTTAATTATCCCCGCCTGATAATTGGCATAGGAATATTTCTGGTAGTTGCCATTGTTATATGGTTAATATTCGGCAAACAGTTCAGGAGAAAATACCGTATGTATAAACTCAAAAAGAATTACAGGAAATTTGTAGAAAACTTTGACCAAATGAGAAGTGATATTCTTTCAGGCCTGCCTGCCCTGCGTAAGCCTGATAATTGGCAGGCAGGTAAATCTGAAAAAGATATTGAAAAGCTGATCATTCTTTGGAAACATTATCTTTCTAAATTAGAGCGCCAGCATTATATCACATTCACTACCAAAGAGCTGCTGAAAATATTCAAAGATGAAGTACTCAACCAGGCGCTTATGGATTTTGATAAAGCCATTTATGGAGATAAAATACCAGATACAATTGAAAAGCCTTTATATATTTTGCAGGATTTTGCTGAAGACAGATATGACAGGAGGGTGCAGCAGATACTTGTTGAATAAAAGGTGAAAGCTGGTTACACGTTTGTAACAGAACGTATCAAGTATCAAACATCAAGTATCAGGCAATAATATGCGATACCCCATTTATTTATTAATATCTATTCTTGCTGTATCTCGTTTCTCTTTCTCACAAGAAAGCATTTATCATAAAGACGAATATGTCATTAAAAATATCCAACTGTTAGAAATACACCCTTTTTGGATCGTGTATGAGAAAAAATGCCGCTCTTATGAGCTTGAAATTGATAAGATAGATAAAATTGAAACCGAAAACTATGAAATAATTGATTTTGACGATCATTATAAACCTGTTTTCCAAAATTCTGATATAAGATCCAGGTATCTAATATATGAAAATCCTGCCGATGAAGCATATCTGGGAGGTAAAGTTATTTTTGTAAGTGAGGCAGTTGGAGCAACAATAGACCTCAGCGAGAAGATGGAATATTATCTTTTCCCGTTTTGGGATAATGGGAAATTCCTTTCTGCCCAATTTATAAAGTTACCGGATGGCTCAATTATCCTTAGAGGTATTATGGTTGATAGTTTAACAGATATTGTTGATTATTCGAAGGAAGATTTTTGGCTGACCAAAAATTTGATTGAAGGGCAAACAATTGCCAATGCAAGAATAATTATTACATCTAAAAGTGGTTATAAATATAAAGGGACGTTATTACATGCAGCGGACAGTGTGCTTATCCTTTGGAATACCAAACAGCCCTATAGTATTAATGCAATAGATAAGTACGCAAAATCGCTTTATTACTCAGATATGAAGCGTATCACTATTGACAGAAAAAGTAAAATTATCAGGGGCATGAGTATTGGTTCTTTGATTGGCGCCAGCATAGGATTGGGAACAGGTATTGCGCTTCCGTTAGCTGGTATTCCGATAATAGTTTTAGGTGCAGTGGTTTCAGGGCCCTTAGAAGGATTGGTATTTGTAGGTATAACGGCAACTGGCATAGGCTTCGGAATTGGCGCTTTGCATCGCTATAATATCAATGAAAATATAAGCGCCTATAAAGCATTATTACCCCACTTAAAAAAAAGAGCTATATTTCAGTCTATCCTGCCCGCTGAACTTAAGAATTTGGAAATTTGATTTTGTAGAGATGTTACATGTTGGAGCACAAGGGAAATCCCGAACACAACGTATCGGGGCAACGTCTCTAAAAAATCCAATTTCCAAATTTATAAAATTTCCATTCTCTTTCTAAAATCACTGATCTTATTCTGAAACTTTAAAAAAACCTTGTTTCTTTCTTTTTCAGAAGTACCGCTGATCAGGGTGGATTTTCTCAATAATATCTTGAGAGAATTATAAGTATCCTCATAAAAATCATGATTTGTTGTTGTCAGCAAATTAAGTGAATTATTGGCCAGGTAAGTTACCAGGGTATTGTCCATCCTGGCAAGTATAGTAGTATCAGTGTGTAAAACTTCATTGTAGTACACTTTGTAATTACCCTCACTGACAAGCCGCTGCCCTTTGGGTGGTTCTTTTACCTCCCCGGGTTTATCAGGGTTTTTCTCATACTTAAATTTAAACCCATGTGCTGCCTGG
Coding sequences within:
- a CDS encoding DUF58 domain-containing protein, with product MHDLIKKLRKYEIRIRKAINHQMQGDFHSVFKGSGLEFDDVRLYQYGDDVRAINWNVSAKGHGTYIKTFKEEKEQIIFFILDVSASQEIGQMGQQKIDIGKEICGVLTLSAIKESSQVGLICFSDQKEKYIEPGKGTNHALQLISDLYRLTPKSVKTNLKRSLGFALNILKRKSIIILISDFIDIEYEKNLRAMSNRHDLVVIHLRDLRETNFPRLGIIPIFDKETKKTKWVNTSSARFRKKITDELDENKLRLEQLCRKYQADYLAINTNEDYIPSLIRLFNVRKASKKIS